A genomic stretch from Bacterioplanes sanyensis includes:
- a CDS encoding AraC family transcriptional regulator, which yields MPGFEPSTLAAWPLALCQALRHRHIAPEPLLQQVGLCERSLLSRPDERVEIARMTQLWQLAEQATADAAFGLSVSRHVQPMHLHAVGMLAMACSSLQQVLEKVVQYHDMVSNSAHVTLVHRPDSLGVQLTPLANVPLSPLALDAFMATLVRFANVISGMSGNDLLTEVALHRARPAQPQPWQQTYQVPVTFAQPQCVLWFRRSALQQQLIGDSELLAAHERRVQQYLQQRQQAGYGAKVQRVIGAMLAQGEPSQVQIAQQLNISERSLRRLLAQENTSFRHCLQQVRHTLACQRLRASDEDLTSIALQLGFSDSSNFSRSFLRWQGERPSQYRARCRQSEAV from the coding sequence ATGCCCGGCTTTGAGCCATCCACGCTGGCGGCTTGGCCGCTGGCACTGTGCCAAGCGCTGCGCCATCGCCACATTGCGCCTGAGCCCCTGTTGCAGCAAGTTGGCTTGTGCGAACGCTCGCTGCTGAGCCGACCGGATGAACGTGTTGAAATTGCACGCATGACGCAGCTGTGGCAACTGGCTGAGCAAGCGACAGCGGATGCGGCTTTTGGCTTGTCCGTATCGCGTCACGTGCAACCCATGCATTTGCATGCGGTGGGCATGTTGGCCATGGCGTGCTCATCGTTGCAGCAGGTGCTGGAAAAAGTCGTGCAGTACCACGACATGGTGTCGAACAGCGCGCATGTTACTCTGGTTCACCGGCCTGATAGCTTGGGGGTCCAACTTACGCCGCTGGCCAATGTGCCGCTGTCGCCATTGGCGTTGGATGCTTTTATGGCAACTCTGGTGCGTTTTGCTAACGTCATTTCTGGCATGTCGGGTAACGACTTACTGACTGAGGTAGCACTGCATCGCGCGCGTCCAGCTCAGCCGCAACCGTGGCAGCAAACGTATCAGGTGCCAGTCACCTTTGCTCAGCCGCAGTGTGTTTTGTGGTTTCGCCGTAGCGCACTGCAGCAGCAGTTGATCGGTGATAGCGAGTTGCTGGCGGCCCATGAGCGGCGGGTGCAACAATACCTTCAGCAGCGCCAGCAAGCAGGGTACGGCGCTAAGGTGCAGCGTGTTATTGGCGCCATGCTGGCGCAGGGTGAGCCCTCACAAGTCCAGATAGCCCAGCAATTAAATATCAGTGAACGCAGCTTGCGGCGTTTGCTGGCGCAGGAAAATACCAGCTTCAGACACTGTTTACAGCAGGTGCGCCATACGCTGGCATGCCAACGTTTACGCGCAAGCGATGAGGATTTAACCAGCATTGCGTTGCAACTAGGTTTTAGCGATAGCAGTAATTTTTCCCGCTCTTTTTTGCGCTGGCAAGGTGAGCGGCCCAGTC